A section of the Xiphias gladius isolate SHS-SW01 ecotype Sanya breed wild chromosome 10, ASM1685928v1, whole genome shotgun sequence genome encodes:
- the LOC120795096 gene encoding LOW QUALITY PROTEIN: E3 ubiquitin-protein ligase TRIM11-like (The sequence of the model RefSeq protein was modified relative to this genomic sequence to represent the inferred CDS: inserted 2 bases in 1 codon) produces the protein MAERSSQADHEEGEEWIQGKNTNTPVDQNGYTVTAGESTDIDPTEDQHLTQPEEESECPGCQSLSVLTLPCGHKLCPTCIELSQGELGQAGCTICYGLQLMDSVLHTLLDALFHGQPRRHGVTEDGGEAWDGYRVVERDELCVQHGEMLTVFCLQDEEPICQQCQTDEHEEHQWCSTEEAVYNCKKDLRSVIRSLQEQLESLTLIRQTCEDTASHIKSQSVQTAQILRDEFEKMHQYLRDEAAALMSQLKQEEDDKSQMMKVKIDRINNDIRVLTKSIRETEDAMGLDNFLFLKCRVEEPEDESRALLDVAKHQSCVQHRVWDKMLRIIQYFPVTMDPNTGSVRLGVSPDLSSVYVCEEQLLPGNPERFVSPQSILGSERFSSGRHRWEVEVGDNSHWSLGVASETVHRKDYSDIEPGCGLWIVSHSSGEYRAXDHSTPLRVRRRPCRVRIQLDWERGCLTFSDANDNTLIYRFKTQWSGNLRPYFSTTCSKHPLKITAGRVTVNIE, from the exons ATGGCTGAGAGGTCTAGTCAGGCTGACCatgaagaaggagaggaatgGATACaaggcaaaaatacaaacactccTGTGGATCAAAATGGATACACTGTCACTGCTGGGGAATCAACAGACATAGATCCTACTGAGGATCAGCATCTAACCCAACCTGAAGAAGAGTCTGAGTGTCCAGGCTGCCAGTCACTGAGTGTACTGACATTGCCTTGTGGCCACAAACTGTGTCCCACATGTATAGAGCTGAGCCAAGGAGAGCTGGGCCAGGCCGGCTGCACTATCTGCTATGGATTGCAGCTGATGGACTCGGTCCTCCACACTCTGCTGGATGCCCTGTTCCATGGCCAGCCCAGGAGACACGGGGTCACAGAAGATGGAGGGGAAGCTTGGGATGGATATAGGGTAGTGGAGAGAGATGAGCTGTGTGTGCAGCATGGAGAAATGCTAACTGTGTTTTGTCTGCAAGATGAGGAGCCGATCTGCCAGCAGTGTCAGACAGATGAGCATGAAGAACACCAGTGGTGCTCCACAGAGGAAGCTGTTTACAACTGTAAG AAAGACCTACGATCTGTTATCAGAAGCCTCCAGGAGCAGTTAGAGAGTTTAACCTTAATCAGACAAACCTGTGAGGATACTGCCTCTCACATCAAG AGCCAGTCAGTACAAACAGCCCAGATCTTGAGGGATGAGTTTGAGAAGATGCACCAATACCTCCGTGATGAGGCGGCAGCTCTGATGTCACAGCTGAAACAGGAAGAGGACGATAAAAGTCAGATGATGAAAGTAAAGATTGACAGGATCAACAATGACATACGAGTGCTGACCAAAAGtatcagagagacagaagatgcCATGGGCTTAGACAACTTCCTCTTTCTAAAG TGCAGAGTAGAGGAGCCTGAGGATGAATCACGAGCTCTGCTTGATGTAGCCAAACACCAGAGCTGTGTACAGCACCGTGTCTGGGACAAGATGTTGAGGATCATCCAGTACT TTCCAGTGACCATGGACCCTAACACAGGCTCAGTGCGTTTAGGTGTGTCTCCTGACCTGtccagtgtgtatgtgtgtgaggagCAGCTTCTTCCCGGCAATCCAGAGAGGTTTGTGAGTCCACAGAGCATCCTGGGCTCAGAGCGCTTCAGCTCAGGGAGGCACAGatgggaggtggaggtgggagatAACAGTCACTGGTCTCTTGGTGTGGCCAGTGAGACAGTCCACAGAAAAGACT ACTCAGACATAGAGCCTGGTTGTGGCCTATGGATTGTGTCCCACTCCTCTGGGGAGTACCGGGC TGACCACAGCACCCCCCTCAGGGTGAGACGAAGGCCATGCAGAGTCAGAATTCAGCTGGACTGGGAGAGAGGGTGTCTGACTTTCTCTGATGCCAATGACAACACCCTGATCTATCGTTTTAAAACGCAGTGGAGTGGAAATCTGAGACCCTACTTTTCCACCACATGTTCTAAACACCCACTGAAAATCACAGCAGGGAGGGTGACTGTTAACATAGAATAG